In Arthrobacter sp. CDRTa11, one DNA window encodes the following:
- a CDS encoding NAD-dependent epimerase/dehydratase family protein, with protein MTQGLPGMTVLLVGGSGFIGQNALQAIAARKEIKLRLLTRRTTDLMKASEASIYVGDITDRSTLEAALFGADVIVNAASYTGADASMAEAVNREGARNLLQAAQDCGVPGFIQLSTTAVYGSGPHRGATATALACRPESDVSRSRRAGEELVLAAGGTVLRAGLIYGPGDIWFVPSLIRMATMLGGPVGDGQSRLSVIGVESLGGLIAGLLPLGSQIHGVFHAAEPVPVSVGQILHHIEDRVTGPRWSPRTDFAGAVALLRRNGLTEHQVALLSQDHWYQSDRLWTVAGVQPPDFGFSRAAAEWYRRF; from the coding sequence ATGACGCAGGGCTTGCCCGGGATGACCGTCCTGCTGGTGGGCGGATCCGGTTTTATCGGCCAGAACGCCCTTCAAGCCATCGCTGCCCGGAAGGAAATCAAGCTTCGCCTCCTCACCCGGCGGACTACCGACCTCATGAAGGCCAGTGAAGCCAGCATATACGTCGGCGACATCACGGACCGCTCAACCCTTGAAGCGGCATTGTTCGGGGCGGACGTCATTGTCAACGCGGCCTCCTACACGGGAGCCGACGCTTCCATGGCTGAAGCCGTAAACCGTGAAGGTGCGCGAAACCTGCTTCAGGCCGCCCAGGACTGCGGCGTCCCGGGGTTCATCCAGCTCAGCACAACCGCGGTTTACGGCAGCGGACCGCACCGGGGGGCCACGGCGACCGCCCTGGCCTGCCGGCCGGAATCGGATGTCAGCCGCAGCCGGCGGGCGGGCGAGGAACTCGTGCTTGCGGCTGGAGGCACAGTGCTGCGAGCCGGCTTAATCTATGGCCCGGGCGACATCTGGTTTGTTCCGTCCCTGATCCGCATGGCCACAATGCTGGGAGGACCGGTGGGCGACGGCCAGTCCAGACTTTCGGTTATCGGCGTCGAGTCTTTGGGCGGCCTGATTGCCGGGCTGCTCCCGCTCGGCAGCCAAATACACGGGGTCTTTCATGCCGCTGAGCCCGTTCCCGTGAGCGTCGGGCAGATCCTGCACCATATTGAAGACCGAGTTACGGGTCCCCGGTGGTCACCCCGAACCGACTTTGCGGGGGCTGTCGCCCTGCTCCGCAGGAACGGACTGACGGAGCATCAGGTGGCGCTGCTCTCACAGGACCACTGGTATCAGTCCGACAGGCTCTGGACCGTGGCGGGCGTGCAACCGCCGGACTTTGGATTTTCCCGGGCAGCGGCTGAATGGTACCGCCGCTTCTGA
- a CDS encoding cold-shock protein: MATGTVKWFNAEKGFGFIAPDDGSADVFAHYSAIASSGYRSLDENQKVEFDVTQGPKGPQAENIRPL, encoded by the coding sequence ATGGCAACAGGCACAGTTAAATGGTTCAACGCTGAAAAGGGCTTTGGCTTCATCGCTCCGGACGACGGATCCGCCGATGTTTTCGCGCACTACTCCGCAATCGCCAGCAGCGGATACCGCTCACTGGACGAGAACCAGAAAGTCGAATTCGATGTGACCCAGGGCCCCAAGGGCCCCCAGGCAGAGAACATTCGCCCGCTGTAA
- a CDS encoding ScbR family autoregulator-binding transcription factor — MPLQERAKATKVSIVEGAAAVFEEIGYGNTSLSSVAERAGVTKGALYFHFKSKEDLALAVIESQHEVVSREGQRVADLGRGALSTMIMTCGGFGRLLVEEPIVRAGIRLTLEASAFGQSVTRPYHDWIHTMELLTRQGQTEGDIHESVDAAAFARYLVASFTGVQMVSGILTHRADVLRRIEDMWSILLPGMVPDAKLPEFLAVAHLSIRGADSAEDHSVD, encoded by the coding sequence ATGCCCCTGCAGGAACGCGCCAAGGCTACAAAGGTGTCCATTGTGGAAGGCGCGGCGGCCGTTTTCGAAGAAATCGGCTACGGCAACACGAGCCTGAGCAGCGTCGCCGAACGGGCCGGAGTGACCAAGGGTGCGCTGTACTTCCACTTCAAATCCAAAGAGGATCTGGCGCTGGCAGTGATCGAATCCCAGCATGAAGTGGTCAGCCGCGAAGGCCAGCGCGTCGCGGACCTCGGCCGCGGCGCCCTGTCCACCATGATCATGACCTGCGGCGGTTTTGGCCGGCTGCTGGTTGAGGAACCCATCGTCCGCGCGGGCATTCGGCTGACCCTTGAGGCCTCTGCGTTCGGGCAATCGGTGACCCGGCCCTACCACGACTGGATCCACACCATGGAGCTGCTGACCCGGCAGGGCCAGACCGAGGGGGACATCCACGAGTCGGTGGACGCCGCCGCGTTTGCACGGTATTTGGTGGCATCCTTCACCGGGGTACAGATGGTCTCAGGCATCCTCACCCACCGTGCTGATGTCCTGAGGCGGATCGAGGATATGTGGTCGATCCTCTTGCCTGGGATGGTTCCCGACGCCAAACTGCCTGAGTTCCTGGCCGTTGCGCACCTGAGCATTCGTGGAGCGGATTCTGCCGAAGACCACTCGGTGGACTGA